One genomic window of Candidatus Acidulodesulfobacterium acidiphilum includes the following:
- a CDS encoding energy transducer TonB: MSNNNNKAMAYAVIISVIVHTALILFLLEYHKHPNKHKKISKYTKPILVEPYKFIKNFEKLKIKNPKYASIKPHYAKKNTRLNAPASYANSSSAPAPYTPPAFFNRNYANNYNRRVNAPRYRRVISNSHIISDNNSVRPRHRRRLSNLFPMGKFFNQTAPKAAGQGIKNPSHGIKTATVNLNTTTIKYASYLLGVKNKIENVWEYPYRARREGLSGVLVIEFSINSNGSLHGATILRSSGKKILDKAAVQAIYNAARYNPFPRQWTIKRLNIVGTFIYRLSGFYVY, from the coding sequence ATGTCGAATAATAACAATAAAGCAATGGCATATGCCGTTATAATATCGGTCATAGTCCATACGGCGCTTATTTTATTTTTATTGGAATATCATAAGCATCCTAATAAACATAAAAAAATCAGCAAATATACAAAGCCTATTCTGGTAGAGCCGTATAAATTTATTAAAAATTTTGAAAAACTTAAAATAAAAAATCCTAAATATGCAAGCATTAAGCCTCACTATGCCAAGAAAAACACCAGGCTTAACGCGCCAGCATCTTACGCAAATTCGTCTTCTGCGCCTGCGCCGTATACGCCTCCCGCTTTTTTTAACAGAAATTATGCAAATAATTACAATAGGCGGGTAAATGCGCCGAGATACCGCAGAGTTATCAGCAATTCGCATATAATTTCCGACAACAATTCAGTTCGTCCAAGGCACAGACGCAGACTCAGCAATCTTTTTCCCATGGGGAAGTTTTTTAACCAAACCGCGCCTAAAGCGGCGGGGCAGGGAATAAAAAACCCGTCGCACGGAATAAAAACGGCTACGGTAAATCTTAATACTACTACTATAAAATATGCCTCTTATTTGCTTGGCGTAAAAAACAAAATAGAAAATGTTTGGGAATATCCTTACAGGGCAAGAAGGGAGGGTCTGTCGGGAGTTCTTGTTATAGAATTTTCCATAAATAGCAACGGTTCGCTGCACGGCGCAACTATTTTAAGATCTTCCGGAAAAAAAATATTAGACAAGGCGGCGGTTCAGGCCATATATAATGCGGCAAGATACAATCCTTTTCCCCGCCAATGGACGATAAAAAGACTTAATATCGTCGGCACTTTTATTTACAGGCTTTCCGGTTTTTACGTTTACTGA
- a CDS encoding UDP-glucose/GDP-mannose dehydrogenase family protein encodes MKISIVGTGYVGLVTGVCLADSGNTVYCVDNDESKIKSLKSGIIPIYEPGLKELTDKNVKLGRLYFTKDLKEAVKKTDAVFIAVGTPPQDNGEADLSNVFRVAENIADTIDCFKAVVVKSTVPVGTCRKVESIISKKTKNFCVVSNPEFLKEGAAIEDFQRPDRIVVGINFKKDNKKEAQAAKELIDEIYEPFVRTGAPIYFMDTNSSELTKYAANAMLAVRITFMNEIANLCDKTGANVDSVRIGIGSDKRIGKSFLFPGIGYGGSCFPKDVKALYQTAKQHNYDFKLLKAADEVNAYQKEIIVDFILKHFKGDIAGKTFALWGLSFKPKTDDIREAPSLVIISKLLSYGAKIKAYDPIAMENTMKIFSEIEYADDMYDAVKGADGLIVATEWNDFRAPDFDKIKAAMITPAVFDGRNIYDKKKMTESGFDYYSIGR; translated from the coding sequence ATGAAAATATCCATAGTAGGCACGGGCTACGTAGGTCTCGTTACCGGCGTCTGTCTTGCCGACTCCGGCAATACCGTTTACTGCGTCGATAACGACGAAAGCAAGATTAAATCTTTAAAATCCGGTATTATTCCAATATACGAACCAGGCCTTAAAGAGCTTACCGATAAAAACGTCAAACTTGGAAGGCTTTATTTTACGAAAGATTTGAAAGAAGCGGTAAAAAAAACCGACGCCGTGTTTATAGCAGTAGGTACTCCTCCCCAGGATAACGGAGAAGCGGATTTGTCCAACGTATTCAGGGTAGCCGAAAACATCGCCGATACTATAGACTGTTTTAAGGCGGTAGTCGTAAAAAGCACCGTACCCGTCGGAACATGCAGAAAAGTAGAAAGCATAATATCTAAAAAAACCAAAAACTTCTGCGTAGTATCCAATCCGGAATTTTTAAAAGAAGGAGCGGCGATAGAAGATTTTCAAAGACCCGACAGAATAGTAGTAGGCATTAATTTTAAAAAGGACAATAAGAAAGAAGCACAGGCGGCTAAAGAACTAATAGACGAAATATACGAACCGTTCGTAAGGACGGGAGCGCCGATATATTTTATGGATACAAATTCTTCCGAACTTACAAAATACGCCGCAAACGCCATGCTCGCGGTAAGAATTACCTTTATGAACGAAATAGCAAACTTATGCGATAAGACCGGAGCAAACGTGGACAGCGTAAGAATTGGAATAGGTTCCGATAAAAGAATAGGCAAATCCTTTTTATTTCCCGGAATAGGCTACGGCGGAAGCTGTTTTCCTAAAGACGTAAAAGCTCTTTATCAGACGGCTAAACAGCATAATTACGATTTTAAACTTTTAAAAGCCGCCGACGAAGTAAACGCCTACCAAAAAGAAATTATAGTAGATTTTATCCTTAAGCATTTTAAAGGGGATATTGCCGGAAAAACTTTTGCCCTCTGGGGACTTTCTTTTAAACCTAAAACCGACGACATCAGGGAGGCTCCTTCATTAGTCATAATATCGAAACTTCTTTCCTACGGCGCTAAAATAAAAGCCTACGACCCTATAGCCATGGAAAATACCATGAAGATTTTTTCGGAAATAGAATATGCGGACGATATGTACGATGCGGTTAAAGGCGCAGACGGACTTATAGTCGCCACCGAATGGAACGATTTCAGGGCGCCGGATTTCGATAAAATTAAAGCGGCAATGATAACCCCTGCGGTATTCGACGGAAGGAATATTTACGACAAGAAAAAAATGACGGAAAGCGGGTTCGATTATTATTCTATAGGAAGATAA
- a CDS encoding cupin domain-containing protein, which produces MTNVILCGGSGTRLWPISRTYFPKQFYKFINGKSLFQLTVLRNQDLCSDFIIVTNKDQYFIALDQLDEIGVKNCRFILEPVPRNTAAAVALSCIDAVKSGSETVLITPSDHLVKDEKKYKKVIERGVSEAIKGGIIMFGIKPSYPETGYGYIDALTAGQGQEQTKPDTKSNFAGSSDKFHNQSNAAHNIYTEHNSGIISGTHTILNPVYPVVSFKEKPDEETAEKYISKGNFYWNSGMLLVKPEILIDELKAVCPAIYENSEFAYENASKDGFMIRIKEDDMLKIEENSIDFALLENTKSVRVIESDFDWSDLGNFDSIYNELEKDENNNAVNTKEDIVGINSKNNLIMSGGKMIAAIDVEDMIIINTDDAVLISKKGSSQNVKKIVDELKKRNSELHTHHLTVHRPWGSYSVLLESALYKLKKISVKPGAKLSLQKHFHRSEHWIVTSGTALVTVGDKETLLRANESTYIPMGFVHRLENPGLIPLIIIEAQVGEYLKEDDIVRIEDDYNRL; this is translated from the coding sequence TTGACTAACGTTATCTTATGCGGCGGCAGCGGAACGAGGCTTTGGCCGATTTCAAGGACTTATTTCCCTAAGCAATTCTATAAATTTATTAACGGCAAGTCTCTTTTTCAGTTAACGGTTTTAAGAAACCAAGACTTATGTTCCGATTTTATAATAGTCACGAATAAAGACCAATACTTTATAGCTCTTGACCAGTTAGACGAAATAGGGGTTAAAAATTGCAGGTTTATTTTGGAACCCGTTCCCAGAAATACAGCCGCCGCAGTTGCCCTTTCATGCATCGACGCCGTTAAAAGCGGTTCGGAAACTGTTTTAATCACTCCATCCGACCATCTCGTAAAAGACGAAAAAAAATATAAAAAGGTAATAGAAAGAGGCGTTTCCGAAGCTATTAAAGGCGGGATTATCATGTTCGGCATCAAGCCGTCCTATCCGGAAACAGGCTACGGCTATATAGATGCACTGACGGCGGGGCAGGGGCAGGAGCAGACAAAGCCTGATACAAAAAGCAATTTTGCAGGTTCTTCGGATAAATTTCATAATCAATCTAATGCTGCGCATAATATATATACCGAGCATAATTCCGGTATTATAAGCGGCACCCATACAATATTAAACCCCGTATATCCGGTAGTTTCTTTCAAAGAAAAACCTGACGAAGAAACCGCAGAAAAATATATCTCCAAAGGAAATTTTTATTGGAACAGCGGAATGCTTTTGGTTAAACCGGAAATACTTATAGACGAACTTAAAGCCGTATGTCCTGCTATTTACGAAAATTCAGAATTTGCTTACGAAAATGCTTCTAAAGACGGTTTTATGATAAGGATTAAAGAAGACGACATGCTTAAAATAGAAGAGAACTCCATAGACTTTGCTCTTTTAGAAAATACTAAATCCGTCAGGGTGATAGAATCGGATTTCGACTGGTCCGACCTCGGCAATTTCGACTCTATTTACAACGAACTGGAAAAAGACGAAAACAACAACGCCGTTAATACAAAAGAAGATATAGTCGGCATTAACTCCAAAAACAATCTTATAATGTCCGGCGGCAAGATGATAGCCGCTATAGACGTCGAAGACATGATTATTATCAATACCGACGACGCCGTCCTGATTTCAAAAAAAGGCTCGTCTCAAAACGTTAAAAAAATAGTAGACGAGCTTAAAAAAAGAAATTCCGAACTTCATACGCATCATCTTACCGTACACAGACCGTGGGGTTCGTATTCCGTACTTCTGGAATCCGCCCTTTATAAACTTAAAAAGATTTCGGTAAAACCGGGCGCAAAACTTTCGCTGCAGAAACACTTTCACAGGTCGGAACACTGGATAGTAACGAGCGGTACGGCTCTCGTCACGGTTGGGGATAAAGAAACTCTTTTGAGGGCAAACGAATCGACCTATATACCTATGGGTTTCGTCCACAGGCTGGAAAATCCGGGATTAATTCCGTTAATAATTATAGAAGCGCAGGTAGGGGAGTATTTAAAGGAAGACGATATAGTCAGGATTGAAGACGATTATAACAGGTTATAA